The following coding sequences are from one Thiohalorhabdus sp. Cl-TMA window:
- a CDS encoding chloride channel protein, with protein MDLARLLRTWTRHWSLRLMALGVVVGVLAGLVVVLFRIAIGEAAELFTLGAGFAGLPAWGRLLLPAAGGLAVGLLAAYAFPRHADVGVSRVLERVAYGASHLGAKSAFAQFLFGTLAIGSGHSVGREGPSIHMGAAIGSLVGQRLGVPPEHLRILVAAGAAGAFSGALNIPLAGVVFALEVILGEYTLVLFAPVVVSAVIATVVAQIGIGPGVLLDVPEYPAHSLWFLPLDWFIGLGAALVSFALLRGVEGIYHLSQRVPVPTWALPGIGGLLVGMIAVEVPAVMGVSYGTMERVFAGVFPLATLAILLLAKLAATAVSIGAQARGGAIGPSLFMGALVGALVAEGGRLLGLPVGGTGIYAIIGMAAGMAAILNAPFSAIIAVFELVRHPGIILPVMLATVTAAVTSRDWFKAQSIFAWTLHLRELSEPTLPEAGQKCTVPVNEVMQSDYRNLPLRVDAGELRAAQSDSGIQVVFPVYEEGRFRGLVDLGGLLQAGLAYPDEEGRIDLGPYLHSAEDLRYLYPGDGAVKAMDLMASYGLEGFPVRSPRDPEVLIGLVNRTEVVRACLEQMRRRDDGSHAHGAEG; from the coding sequence GCACTGGAGCCTGCGGCTCATGGCCCTGGGGGTGGTCGTGGGCGTGCTGGCGGGCTTGGTGGTGGTGCTCTTCCGGATCGCCATCGGCGAGGCCGCCGAGCTGTTCACCCTGGGTGCCGGGTTTGCCGGATTGCCGGCCTGGGGACGTCTGCTTCTTCCCGCCGCCGGAGGGCTGGCCGTGGGCCTGCTCGCGGCCTACGCCTTTCCCCGCCACGCCGACGTGGGCGTGAGCCGGGTGCTGGAGCGGGTGGCCTACGGCGCCAGCCACCTGGGGGCCAAGAGCGCCTTCGCCCAGTTCCTCTTCGGCACCCTGGCCATTGGCTCCGGCCATTCGGTGGGCCGGGAGGGTCCCTCCATCCACATGGGCGCCGCCATCGGCTCCCTGGTGGGTCAGCGGCTCGGGGTCCCCCCCGAGCATCTCCGCATCCTGGTGGCCGCCGGGGCCGCCGGGGCCTTCTCCGGGGCCCTCAATATCCCCTTGGCCGGCGTGGTCTTCGCCCTGGAGGTGATCCTCGGCGAGTACACCCTGGTCCTGTTCGCGCCGGTAGTGGTGAGCGCGGTCATCGCCACCGTGGTGGCGCAGATCGGCATCGGTCCCGGGGTCCTGCTGGATGTCCCGGAATACCCCGCCCACTCCCTGTGGTTCCTCCCCCTGGACTGGTTCATCGGTCTGGGTGCCGCACTGGTATCCTTCGCCCTGTTGCGCGGCGTGGAGGGGATCTACCACCTCAGCCAGCGCGTCCCCGTACCCACCTGGGCCCTTCCCGGGATCGGCGGGCTCCTGGTGGGGATGATCGCCGTGGAGGTGCCGGCGGTCATGGGCGTCAGCTACGGCACCATGGAGAGGGTGTTCGCCGGGGTCTTTCCCCTCGCCACGCTGGCCATCCTGCTGTTGGCCAAGCTGGCCGCGACGGCGGTGAGCATCGGCGCCCAGGCGCGTGGCGGGGCCATCGGTCCTTCCCTGTTCATGGGCGCCCTGGTGGGGGCGCTGGTGGCGGAAGGCGGACGGTTGCTGGGGCTCCCGGTAGGGGGGACCGGCATCTACGCCATCATCGGCATGGCGGCCGGGATGGCCGCCATACTGAATGCGCCGTTCTCCGCCATCATCGCCGTCTTCGAGCTGGTGCGGCATCCGGGCATCATCCTGCCGGTGATGCTGGCGACGGTGACGGCGGCGGTCACCTCCCGGGACTGGTTCAAGGCCCAGTCCATTTTCGCTTGGACCCTCCATCTACGGGAGCTATCGGAGCCCACCCTCCCGGAGGCCGGGCAGAAGTGCACCGTACCGGTGAATGAGGTGATGCAGTCGGACTACCGGAACCTGCCTCTGCGGGTGGACGCCGGGGAGCTGCGCGCGGCGCAGTCGGATTCGGGCATTCAGGTGGTGTTCCCGGTCTACGAGGAGGGGCGGTTCCGGGGACTGGTGGACCTGGGGGGACTGCTGCAGGCGGGGCTGGCCTACCCGGACGAGGAAGGGCGGATCGATCTGGGTCCCTACCTGCACAGCGCCGAGGATCTCCGCTACCTCTATCCGGGGGATGGCGCGGTGAAGGCCATGGACCTCATGGCCTCCTACGGCCTGGAGGGCTTCCCGGTGCGGTCACCGCGCGACCCGGAGGTGCTCATCGGGCTGGTGAATCGGACCGAGGTGGTGCGGGCCTGCCTGGAACAGATGCGGCGGCGGGACGACGGATCGCACGCGCACGGCGCGGAGGGATGA